The Citrus sinensis cultivar Valencia sweet orange chromosome 4, DVS_A1.0, whole genome shotgun sequence DNA segment ttttttttatcttattccAATATCTAAGATGGAAATCGATGTTAAACTGTTTCATGAGCAACACATGTTCATGAGAATATAGATCAACACTACTGAAGGGGttggatttttatctttacacGTATTTGTAACTTGTGGAGAAACTTGTAATGATATGTTGGCCTTAAATTCGACGAGATGGATACCTAAAAAAGTCACTATAATGCTCAAGTTAGAGTTTGATTAAGgataaagaatgaaaaaaaaaaagatgaactCTCTCTCTAGAATGAACAGTATTCTTGTTTGGTCAAGAGACCTTCTTCTGTTATAGATGAGTCTCTATTTAGAGATGATGAGTGATGTGAATTTAAGATTTTGCTTTAAATCCTCAACCTTATGACATGTTTCATCCATCATTTTTGCACATGTGGAGGTGAATTTAAACGTAGAAAATAATTCCGCACGTGCATATTTTTCCTTGGGTATTATTCCCTCGCAATAGTTTGGGTGTTATTTCCCCataataatttctctttatcaGAGAGAATGGACACGTGGTGTGGTTTGGTGCCTTTGGAATATGACACCTATAACTAAAAACCTTTTTATTACTCTCATGGTGCATTTACCAATTGGTGATaggaataaattgaaatcagAATGAACTAGAATCAAAATGAATTGGAAAGAGAATAAAGAATAGTAATAAGAACAAGTTGTTTACTTAAACTATatgaattagaataaaaataaattgtattccatttatgtgattattttgttataaaatcaaaatgaattgtttcaaGTTGTTCAAAATCTTtagttttatttgtattattattattattatttaaaaaattattattcataataacataagtaataataataataatttttaataacaacaataataatgataataaaactattaacaacaacaacaataattatataacGAAATTAGCATGTGGTGggattcttttctttcttgtgGTATCAAATGATTTTCTCTTAAACGAAATGCGAGTGATCGTTAATGCCTGAGCAtgagtattaattattatttagtgtATACAATACAAAATCCAGCTGGTGAAGAACAACTTCACTGCAAGATTGATGGCTGCCAATCCGATAGCGATTGCAAGACCGGCGACGAGTTTCCGAGATCGATGACAACAAGTGCTGCTGGGTTTTGTTGGAATTTGATTAGTGTTTGCCTGATCTAATACCCCAAGAACAGTTGTTACACACTGATTAATGAATCAAGAACCTATTCACAGATAATCAAAGACAAACGAACTtgaaaaaacaactaaaaatgatgaaaaaacaGGACAACAAAGTTATAACGGTTCAGCCATGGTGGCTTCCATCCTTTTTGAGAACCACAGCTACGACTCCCATTAATACAAATCAAGATACAAGTTTTTTAAGAGAATGTTACAAGGAATACCCTGAATCAAAACACAGCGTACAAGACCCTGTATAAGGCCTTTCTCATAGATTTGATGCATTCAGCCATTCTAAGAAACGAAGGAATATCGAGCTTTCTGATTGATATTCGTGAAAGGCCATAAGTAACTCTTGTTCAGAGCAGCTACCTCGACGAGATGAAAATGAGAAAGGCCTTAATGAGATTTGCTTCTGGGGTGACAGCTCATATCCCGCCATCTTTCACTGGTGTTGGGGTGGCTTCATCGTAAATCCACTGACAATCATGTATCTGAATCCCCTTTCTCATAGTGGTTTTTTGGGTTTACAAAAGGCAGTGGTTCAATTACTTCAAGCTGAGGGTTTCCAGGTCAATGAGGATTGCTGCCATGGCGACGACTACAAGTGGATTCTTGAATGTCCTCTTGTTGCGAGATTGCCCAATGATGATGTTTCACGTGCCAATGAGCGTGGTGCTGTCTTTGCCTTTAACAGGGAGGAAGAGGCATATCGGGCGCATACATCCATCATGAACAATAATCAATtaacataaaagttattataaaaatacccttaaaatAGAATTCCTCTAACACTGAGGTGGATTCTCGTAAGTGCTTTTAGTTGTCTCGGATTCGCCTTTGaatgattcattttttttttcttttaattcaaagcCACCATAAGACGAGAGGGTTAGGCGGGATTCttttatatgtaaattaataaaaataaataaaaatacatttaaaatgtGACATGAACTAAAACCtccaaattaagaaataaagagaTCGGGCACAAgtaataaaagaacaaaacaagtcaaataaaataaaataaactaaggCCAAATCCTATCAAAAGAAGACGAAGAGAAGCTGAGCTAAATTCCATAATAAGAGAGTCTCTTAAGATACTTGCGATCAGTGATTAAAGtgaaatcttttttaaaaccaGAGGTTTATGTGTTAACAACACTAAAGTAGATTAAGATAAAGTCCTACAGTACCCCTAAGCTCAGACAATAGATGATCATTAGTCATGGGATTCTCATCAGAACTAAAATCCTTAGTAAATttactgtattttttttttggtcttatccacgaggtatcctggggagggccccaactgtgggagacacctttaagcccgtaccacaacccagactaaaagtccccgctcgaaccgggaggcacaggttctcccaacaaaggcgacttccctgcgactcgaactggggagcaaaaATTTACtgtattttaattcaattaactaattttGTATAGACTTTATGTTGATtgtataataaatacttttaaacATTTATTGTATGGAAGTTGTGCAGTATTTAATAGTACTTTCGTTCagttcaaataattttcctcgttaatttattatcgaattgaaaatttaagtagttacttaataaatatgttttaattaagaaaaaaatatattattcaaatatcgATGAATTAATTAGGACAATCTAATAGAATTAGATAAAATAGAGGAGATATTAGATTAAAGTAGACATGCGCCGTGGTTTTGAGTAATAATACTAGAAACTAGAAAGCTGGCTTTTGTTGTgtgaaataatataattcacTAATTAAGATTAGCCCGCCCAtttccccccctttttttttgtcccgTAGCGTTTTTCTGTAACTAATTCGCAGCGCTTCACCACGGCAAACGGCATCGTATTATGTTATTGCCAATCCTTCTGTTCCCTCTCATTTCAAAAACACCCgctgtttcttcttcttcatcatgaTTCTCTCCACCGTGTGGAATCTTGATGACGAATCTCTCTAATCTCTATTTCTGGTCGTTGTGGGTTTCTTGTTTAAGAGATAATCGATTTATTGgaattttcttgaatttctgTTAGACCAGCTACCTTCATCATCAACTCGACCTTCTTGATTCTTGATTATGATCAGTTTCCGGGGTTTCTTGTTAATTTGGTCGTCATCTCTCAGTCTCTTTCTGTTATTATAGGGTTTATCTTAGCGAAGTTAAGTCAATTCTGCATGTTTCTTTGATATTCTTGTTGATATGGCTGGTAGTGTCGAGATGTATCAAATACAGATTGAGTTTGATGCTAATCTAAGCCGTGCAATCTATAATTCATGGGTCAAACTAAGAGAATCAGGAATCTCGAGTTTCTTCTTTACAAAACTGATCAAAGAAAGGCCTAATATACCATTGTTAAATAGCAACTTTATTGATGTGAATAAAATCAGAAGCGAGTTGATTCGTTTTGGGTTCAAGCGGCCATCGCATGTGCCGATAAATCTCAGTTTTGTTGGCATGGAAGATCTGGATTTCAGCGCGAATATCCTGTCATTACATCCAATTCCAAACACCGCTCTATGTGATCTGCAGAGAGATGTGTGTCAGCTTGTTGCTCAGGCCGGCTCCGAGATCAAAGCGACAACCCCACAATGCCAAATCGCCTGCCATTTGGAGAATCCGCTGTTGGTCCCCGCATACTGGGCTGCCACCTCAGCTCTGACCTCCTTGCCACTGAGAGGATACGCCGCGGAGCTGGCAGTCGTCAAGTATACCTTTTATGACGCTGGGAGAGTTGCAGTGGATGAGGAGCTGGGAATCTTTTGCCCGGCGATTACTTTGAAGCGAGACAAGTTGCTATCCGTGGCATTGCGACCGCCACCGCTACAGGGTAagttaatttttcactttccaACCTTACTAGTTCTCGTCTCGCggctttttaattatttggtttATTTGTTACTAATTTGGGTCATAGACTTTTTGTCTATTGCGGGTTCATTTTATTAAGGTTTTCTCTTAAGATAAACCCAAGAATGGATTGGGTCGAAACGGCTTCCCTGTCACCgcccttttctttattttggtttgCCTTTTACCATATCGGATTGatcaaaatgaatttgatttttttcggCTAACACGATCGAGATTAATTTCTGGTTGGATGATGTTTGGTGTTATGTATCGTAAAGGTTCTGAGTCTAACTGTATATGATGTGTTTCTGTGTTTGGAATTGGACGCGTGCATATATAGGCTGCTCTCGTCAAGAAATTTTGATTCAGATGcaatttctaatttctttgttttgcaTGATGTTTATTTGGTGTTGGGACTTGTGACATACAAGTACTATTGAAGTATATATGCCTTTCTGCTGTCTCATGATTTTGTAAATCCGCACTACTAAACAATGtggacaattaattaatatttttccgCACCAAATAactattcaataattttaaagcaaTCTACTTGCTGCCTCATATCATATGTTGTTTTTGAACAATCACCTaataatctcatatttcacttaattatcaatttttccaAATGCATGCATCAGTACTGCAATTGCTTTCCCTAGACGCATTTTTGAGCATGCACTTATCCATTAGTAGAGCGTACGTGTTATGTTTATATATTCCTGCGTTGTGATTGGAAAGTTGGGTCCATCAAATATATATAGGTCTATagttttttaagagaaaatctTAAGTAATCATATGGGTGTTTTATTAAATGATCTCATTGGAATTAATGGCAACAACACTTAAAATCCTACTTTAAATTCACACACTCACACATATATAGCAGTATTACTTGCAtgatattttgtataaaatttgTCATTCATCGTCCCAAGGGAGGACCAGAAGTTTTACTTTTCCCACCCTCTTCGCAAAATTCTATCACATGACTCATGGCTTTGTGAAGATTCATCCTTTTTCTCACTTGTGTAATTTGATTGGCAAAAATGTGCAGGAGGATGAAGGAATTAATTGGTTGAATGAGAACGAGGACGCTGGCTATTCGGTTTACTGGCTTGGCATTTCTTCTTTTCTAGATGATAATAGCTaaatttttgcttattttggggATTTCTTTTTGGTAAGCTTTGAACCTAGCTAGAGTTAGAAATTATCTGATCGGTGATACTACCTTCGTTCTTCATGATGTTTCGGGTATAGAACGAGAAGATTTTTGTAAGCAATCAAGAATCAACGATATTTGTTTCtgtcttttgaaaaattttttgttagcAATCAACTCAAGTCTCAAaccattataattaatttacttttggAAAAACTAATCATGCGCTGCACCACTTACTAATAATGCAGGCAAGGCGATCTCTAGGCTTTTTAATCCCACGAAATGAACgcaaattaaaaagagagcCACTGTACCAAATTCACACAAGAAATGCTTTTCACACCCCTTTAATATCCATATAATACCCTATTTTTGTAATCATATTTCTACTGCTATTGAAaattatacatacatatatatatatatatatatatatatatatatatatatatatatatgaatttaattaaattaaaatgtccTTACAAATCATGAAGACCTAACTATTTTTGAAtcctaatataaatatatttaattttgttcgtaaaatcaaaataattgttttgaaacaactaatttattatcaaaagcatgatataatttaatttatttattctaaatgttagtaaaatttaattttaattctattgtATTTCATGTCCTTTCTTGTAATTTCGTAAAAGaaagagatttaaaaaaaattaaaaatggatTTCTTAAGAGTTTGATAGAAGCCCCACTCTTCACACAAAAATCACATTTTACAGCGGTGTAATGAGAATTTACGTGGGTGACGTGGGTGGACAGAATCGAAGCCCAATCTATTTTGAAAATCCCcgccctctctctctctctctctctcgctccttttttttttttataataggaatgaaaataaataaattacacgTGAAAAAATTGGAAATTATATAAACCCAAAACCACCCGAAAACCAAACTCACCGGCCATCGCACTGTCGCTCACACTCACACAGCTGGTAAGTTCCTCTCCTCTCGCAGCTTTGCTTCCTCCTCTCTCATCTCGTTCAACATTTTAATGAATGGTGTGCTCATTTACCTGATAATGATAATCTAGTaactaatttattcataaatgtGGCCAATCTGTTCTTTTCAGTTGTCTCTACATCAGAATatttgttacttttttttttgtatttctgTATTTCAGTTgatttaggttttttttttttttttgtgtttcgTTTTGGATCTATAGTGCTTTTTTCTGTCTCAGACGAGAGAGATTCTGGATTTGCGCCATTTGTGCCTCTTTGgaattatttacatattatattatattattactcaaGTTGTGGTGGTGCTCTGTGTCAGTTCTCTTGAAAAGCTATAATCCTATCTAGTTCTTAATGTTAAAGACCTTTCTATTGGAACGTTAATGCCGATATATTATTATAGCATGCATTTTGATTGCAATTTACAGCCATGATTATTGTCTATCGATTCTTGTGCTACGCATGAAACTTAACATACAACACTTGTAAATAAATGTAAGAATAAATTATCCTACACATGGGATTTTTTAAGCTCTGTTTTCTGATACTATTAGTCTGCTAATTCTCACATTACCGTTATCAGTTACTACTTAATTTGCTGTatctaattgtttttttctttcctcttttctttCCCCTTATATATGCTTGATGATTCTTCATTTATTAGGTCACTTGTGTAAATCGAACTTCAACTAAATGGAATTTGCTGTGGAACTTACTTTTGATGATCCCCTTAAATACCTACTCCGTGATTCAATGGAAATGCTCAATGACCGTGACGTCACTCCTCTTTCTATCGATAAAGACTATGAACCTTACCTCACCCTTTTGGTCACCCGAGATGGTTCCAGGCTTCATAATCTCATGCCACAGTCTCTCCCTCTTCAAGGTAGTTTCCCAATTAGTTTCATTCAATTCGTTTTGTCTCCCAGATTGGACTGTTGCCTCCTTCCTCTCATGTCACCAGAACTAATACAATTCCATAGAAACTTGTTTGAGAAGCTTGTAGCAGAAGGTCTTCAAATTTCTCAGGAATACCACCCTGGATCTTGGACTCCGAATTGCATACTTGCCCAGACTATCCCCGGAGATCTTCTTGAAAATGCTTTCAGGGTAGCTCGTAACCTTGCCCTGCCATTCACTGGGAGAGTGGAGCAAATTCGTTTCGTGCGGTTTCCATCTCGCAATATACTATCCACTTACAACTTTTGGGAGGAAGTACCCCCACCCGGTATGCGAAATTACTTCAATCTTTTTGTTAGTTGTGATGTATAtgcattttcctttctttatgTGCTTGCAGTCTTAACCATTCAGGTAGGTCTTTATTCTGGCCATGCTGTTTGCTTACTAAATCCTAAATTGGATCGACACGATGTGGTATATCTCCAAAGATTTAGTTagaaaatttatgcaatatcTTTAGGCGTGTTGTCAATTTCAACATGCCTTGTGTATGTGTATTTCAGTGACAGTCCATATGAAATGCAATAAGCACATAGGCTGGGATAGAGGTCATCCTGCATTTTTAAATTGACGTCACATTCCTGGTTTGGATGTGGACATCTTGGTTGCCGTCTATTTTCTCTCTGTTTatagcacaataataatactattgatttttatctaaatattcGGTGCACTTTGCAGTTATTAACATGGATATAGCTGGAGGTGCAGGAAACTTACCCTAGATGAGCAGCTGGTGTTTTAGTGGTAAAAATTTGACTTGTAAACTCACCATTATGATCCACTCATCGTTAAGATGGCTCTCATTGCATATAACTGACAATATGTTCTACTATAAGTAATGTTGTGTTAGTTTCCTTTGGATATATTACAGTCATCAGTTCTATGACTGACTTGTGATAGAATGACCATGTACTTTACTTTCTATGAAACAAATATGGTTGTCAATCTTAGTTCTACATTGCTTACTCTGCAATCACCCGTAACTGCAGATATTtcagttttctttctttctttattggATGTGCACTTCACTTGATTGTTTCTTACGGGCATGGAGCCTCTAATTGGTTGGTAGTTTTTGATAATTATCTTAGTTGGTTTTGAAAGAAgtgtttaatatttatcttCAGTTGATGTTGAAAGTTAAAATTGATAATGCCAGGGGATCCAACACTTCCTATCAAAAACAGGTTCCTACACTAATTTTGGCGTTGCCACTTGCCAGTCGGAAATTAAGTTGGAGTTGAATTTCCCTTTATTAGAAAGTCTTCAGTAATGCATTTACTAAGAATACTATGGAACATGTACAGAAAGATTTtctagttaattattaataatacttaAGAGGCAgcaatgctttttttttaatttttttttttaacgaagaCTGTTATATTCCTCAGTAAATGAGCATACAATTTGCTGAAAGCACAACACGAATTGAAACTTCTTCAAAGATGGGAGGAATGGAATACACAAGGGTGTTtagatcattttttatttacaagatctgtcaaatttaatcaataggttagttttttaaattggaTACTTAGAAATTTTAAGTTCAAAACCTAACAAGTGATATAGACGTTAATTCTTAGTAGTTGAATAtgattaaacaaaacaaacgaAATAATAGGGATTCAGCAGCGGTTTCGTTAGAAGAGATTGTTCAATTGGACCTCACATTAGTTATTAAAGAGAAGTTactgaaatttataattaggATAGGTTCCtgaaaaaaacacaaacagaggaagagaaaggaaaaaaaaaaaaagttattgaaGTTTATAATGAGGATAAATTCCTTAAAAAAACGCAAACAGAGGAAGAGAAAGgggtaaaaaaaagaaaaggaaattacACCCAATGCCATGtatgtaattttgattaaattccGAGAAGTAGAGAAAGACAATGAAAGTCAAATTCCCACgtatatatttatatggaTAATGCCAAGACCCCAAACCCTCATTAGCCGTCGCGCTCTTACAGAGTTACAGATCCCGCAGGCAAGTTCACCTCGGCCTCAGTCCCTCGAAAGgtgtgatttttatttgtaaacaaGAACCCattaatcttttctttttttttcaaatactgGTCTGggtctctctctgtctcttgTGTTCAATTATTGCATTATTCAAgttctttttgttattgtaatttgaaagAACTTGTCGTAACTGTTAGAGCATGCATTCATTACAGTTTGTCCTCCAGTGTTTCCTTCACTTacactttcttttctttatttatttatagccATTCAGAATGCAGTATGCAATCAAGCTGTACTTCGATGATGCTCTTAAATCCAAAATCTTGGATTCAATGAAATTGGTCAGAGAGCTTAACATCCCTAATCTGATCAAACCTGAAGATGAACCACACATCACTCTTCTTGTCACCCAACCTTGCTCTAAACCTGAGGATATCCTTCCTGACTCCATTCCTCTTGTGGACAAGTTTCCCATTTCACTCTCTTTGTTTTCAGTCCTTCCCAGAAAGAACAATCTCCTCTGCCTCCTCATAGCCCAATCATTGAACCTTAGGGAACTCCATGACAATTTGTATGAGGCACTGGCGACAAAGGGTCTTCAAATCGACAAGGAATATGTCCCTGGTGTGTGGTTCCCCCACTGCATGCTTGCCCCGAGTGTGCCAACGGATCGAGTAGGCAATGTGTGTAATATATTAGCTAAAGTGAAATTGCCTCTTCAAGGGGATGTTGAGCATGTTAGATTAGTGCAACTTCCACCAAATTGCACTTAGCTATTATTAATGTTTCCTCTCGAGGAGTCAGCGCATAGTCAATGCGAGCATCAGgtattgaagaagaaaacattcctgcatttattattattatttatgttagaGAGATGACTCCATAAATCTAAATTTGCTCCAGTTATATATTGATGCTCTGGGTGATGTTGCTTTTCGGACGGGATAACACTGAAGAAGTTGGAGGAGTCAACTAAAGTCAGTTAAGGCTCCCTTTGGTTGTTTGTTGGACAACAATTGTGGCTTTAAGTTATAGCTTTAACGTCTTTTATAATCACTTGCAACTACTTTGTAAATTAAGGTGATTTTACGCCATAGTTGTTTgaggaaaattttatattcgCTTTATTATGTttaccaaaattattattatttaaatctttatttaccaatttttatcaatttttatttaaagataaaaacttTTGCTTCTCAGTAGCTATGACTTAAAACCACCGCACCACAAATTACCAAATGGAAGTTTGCTCAACATCTTGAAGATTAGTCCTCATGCTTTTGCCTTTTGCTTGAGAattcatttgaatttgatataattatctttttggCGACAAACCGTATGCTTCCAAAATGGAGGTTAATGCTTAATCTTCCTCTTGTCCTTTTAACGATTAAACACAGCCAAATATAGTCGATTTGGGTGGTAACAATCTATCACAgaaattgcattaaaaaataaaagtaaaacaaaccCACCCCCACCATTTCAACACTTTAGTGCTattggattagattagattggattaaaTTGGATTAGATTACATTGCATTGAAATGGATTAACTTCTAGAATTAGattggattagattagataGAACTAAACTATATTATACATGGTACTGTCTTTTGTTTGGTTTAATGTCTAATAGGActatgttaaatttaatttaatgaacgaaaacaactatttattttagtttttaaaaattatattattaattgctgaatttaataaatataccGTATGAagatatgaataattttttatgtttaatattatttagtatgTTATACAAGGGGTGAGACTATTTCAATCTTATATTCTTTTCTACACCCctatttgaataaatatttttattaataaaatctcttaaataaaataacttttaaggACAAAGTTGGtttggataaaaaagaaattattttatcagtttaatatacaaaaattCACTTATCAAAATAACTTGAAACGTACTCCCAATTTGTCAACAGACAGTCAAAAGccgtttatttatttatttattcgtttacttctttttttttttttttcttcaatcaGGAAAGGATGATTTGATAAACTTATTAACaaaaggtaaatttttttttttaaaaaaaaaaaatctataatgaGAATGGTAGGTTCTCAAGGTAAcgggcaaaatgaaaatcttaAGTAGATGCGTCCATAAATATGATTGAATGATTTTCcaagttaaagaaaaaaattaggcaACTGCTATGTTGGAGCGGCTCCAATGTAGAGTAGCCTCCAAAATCGTTGAATGtctgtaattaaatttaaaacaattgtaATTGCGTGCATCCAACGGTTCTGAAAGCTGCTCTACCTTAGAACTACTCCAAGGTAGCTGAtaccaaaaaattattgaagggGACTACCGGCCTTAAAATTTTAgagtcaaacttttaaatctTTTCATAGTTTAATCAGAAGGATTTATTCATCTTTCTTAACATCTGTGAATTTTTAATCCAAGAAATTTAGGTTACCATAGATTGTTGACCTGACTTGTAATAAAAAacttgtagttttttttttttaaattcagatATTTCAATGGTAAGATTTGACGTGATGGAGGTAATCgtaaaaatacaagaaatatatatatatatatatatatatatatatatataatagagAAATATGAGGAATAATTCTCGAATTATGGTGGGTAtattaagtaaatttataatttgtaaactTTAATGGT contains these protein-coding regions:
- the LOC107177673 gene encoding uncharacterized protein LOC107177673 is translated as MEFAVELTFDDPLKYLLRDSMEMLNDRDVTPLSIDKDYEPYLTLLVTRDGSRLHNLMPQSLPLQGSFPISFIQFVLSPRLDCCLLPLMSPELIQFHRNLFEKLVAEGLQISQEYHPGSWTPNCILAQTIPGDLLENAFRVARNLALPFTGRVEQIRFVRFPSRNILSTYNFWEEVPPPVINMDIAGGAGNLP